aatggCACAAAGATTAAAGTCACAGAAGCTCCATATGCACCAAGAGATAACCGTACCTTGTTGAGCTTCAAAGATATCCGTGCAAATGGTTATCGCTTGGAAACTCActgtgaaaatggaattgaatATACAAATATTATCTCTAATACATGTGGAAAAAAACGCATTTTAGAGAAATTAATGAGTCACTCTAGTGGTTTGTACACTACTACTATTCGGATTATCGAATCACATGTTGTTACCAACGATAAACTGTTGAATGATGACTTATACAAGCTTAGGCACGACCACTTGGGGCCCCCAGGTCGTGATATGATGATCCGTGTTTTAAAGAACTCACACGGACATCCTTTCTTTCGAGTGAAAAGTAAAATGATACAAAAGACAGTTACAATGCAAAGTAACACCGTCTTCCAACCACTGACATCTACAACAAATGATATGCAACCTATCTCTCATTCTACTTCATGGACTTTGTCAAAAGCACACCACTCATTTTGCAAAGTTTGTTCTTTAGCAAAGACAGGAGCGAGACCATCCTATGCTAAAGATACAAAACAAAACATTCCATTCttacaaagaatacaaggtgatatttgtggacctatacatccagagtgcggaccattcaggtattttatggttctggtAGATGTTTCGACCCGTTGGTCACACGTTGCATTACTGTCCACAAGAAATGCTGCCTTTGCAAAGCTCCTAGCACAAATTATACGTCCGAGGGCTCACCACCCCGATTATCCAATCAAGTTTATCAGACTTGATAATGCTGGAAAATTTACATTTAAAGCATTTGATGATTTCTGTATGTCTATCAGAATTGACGTAGAGCATCCTGTACCCCACgtacacactcaaaatggtctTGCCGAAGCTACCATCAAATGGTCTCGCCGAAGCTAACATCAAAACGTTACTGCCTAGGGGTACGCCATATTGCATGCATCATTACTTATTCGCTTTAGACCCACTGCTAGCCAACCATtttatgcgtaccagttggtaactggatatgagcCTGAGATTTCATATTTATGCATTTTTGGTTGTGATGTATATGTGCCTATTACTCCCCCACATCGTACTAAGATGGGTCCCCAAAGACGCTTAAgtatttatgttggatatgaatccccaacaattatccgctatTTGGAACCTTTGACAGACGATctctttaccgctagatttgcggattgtcactttgatgagacaaccttcccgtcgttagggggggGAGGCATGGAAAAGGATTTCCTAAGGGAACGAtgggaattgtcgtggtgtgtcccACCTTGCCTCATCTTGATCCACGCACCTCACAATGTGAAAGTGAAGTGCAAAGAATTATTGATCTTCAGAATGTGGCAAACTCAATGCCTGATGCATTCACTGATATTGCTAAAGTgacgagatcacacataccaactgcaaacgtgcctgcaaggttagaaatccctaaTATGGGAAAAGGCACCTTATATAGAAGTGTCAaacctacacttggtggaagtgtagctgaGGTCGTGGCCCCCCAAAGGAAGAGGGGAAGACCACCTGGTTCGATGGATACTCACCCAAGGAAGAAATGAGTGAGTAAGGCACAATCTGATTAtagttatgtccatgaatcaatactggagaaCGCTCCGATGTTtgaaatgattccagagaacaaagaaatctcTATGGATTATGAGAGTGCATACGTGTTGATGGAAAGATCCTTCATGCAGATTGATGATGCATTTGCATACACCGTTGGTCAAGAGATCATTGAGCACGATGACATCGAACCACGCTCTATTGCAGAATGTCAAAAATGAGCAGACTGGCCTAAATGAGAAGTTGCAATTCAGGAAGAATTAAATTCACTGGCAAAgagacgggtatttggtgtggtagtgctaaccccaCTAGGCGTAAAGCCCGTAGGACATAAATGGGTATATGTCAGAAACCGTAACGAGAAGAATGAAGTCTTGAGGTATAAGGCTCGTcttgtggcgcaaggtttctcacaacgcTCTAGAATTGATTATGAGGAAACATACTCTCCCGTAATGGACGTCAtaacgttccgctacttagttagcttggtagtttcagaaggacttgaaatgcagcttaTGGATGTGGTTACAACATATCTCTATAGGGATCTAGATTCAGATATATACATGAAAGCGCCTGATGGCCTTCCATTGCCcgaatcaagtaactctaaaccacggagtgcgttttcaattaagttgaaaCGCTCACTTTACGGATTATAGCAATCCGggtggatgtggtatacccgtctaagtgattatttgattgggaagggatatacaAATAATGAGTTATGATCCTGCGTATTTATAAAGAAAACGAGTTCCGGATTTGCAATTATAGtcgtttatgttgatgatatgagcataataggtactcttgatgaaataagagaaaccgcaagctacttgaaatctgaatttgagatgaaagatcttgggaaaactcGGTTTTGTCTAGGACTTGAGATAGAACACCGAGCCTGTGGAATACTAATCCACCATTCTGCATATGTCCATAAGATACTCAGGAAATTCAATATGGACAAGGTGCATCCTGCAAGCACTCCATGATTGGTCGAAGTTTAGATGTACAAAAGGATCCATTTCTTCcaaaggaagatggagaagagGTATTGAGAGATGAAATTCCCTACCTAAGTGCAATAGGCGCGTTATTGTACTTAGCACAATGTACTCGACCTGATATATTATTCTCAgtaaacttgttagctagatatagctcaacgCTAACAcagcgtcattggaatggtataaagaatgTATTCAGATACCTTAAAGGAACCATTGACATGGGTCTATTTTATCCCTATGAGGACGAAAGGAGGATTGCTAAATCAACCCCCTACACTGAAaccccaaataatgttttggttgcTGATGCTGGTACCTATCTGACCCACATAAAGCTCGATCCCAAACTTGTTATGTATTCACCATAAGGAACACAGCGATATCCTGGAGATCGACCAAGCAAACTCTTGTAGCTACCTCCACGAACCACTCAGAGATCATTGCCCTACATGAAGCGGTTCGTGAGTGTATATGGTTAAGGTCTATCATTACACATATTCAAGGGACGAGTGGTTTGAATTCCACCACTGAAGAGCCAACATGCATTTATGAAGATAATGCAGCTTGTATCGAACAGATGAAGCAAGGATATATCACGGGTGATAATACTAAACATATTTCACCAAAGTTTTTTTACAATCAGCAACAACAGTGCCTCTTAAACATTCAAGTCAACAAAGTACCGTCCGATTTATTTACTAAGTCACTTCCTAAGTCCTTATTTGAAAAACACGTAAAGAGTATTGGACTAAGGAAATTGTCCGAACTCCCTTGATTGCAATCAGGGGGAGAtgacgacatcagggggagcgAGTGTTTGTTGAACTCTTTTTCCCTTCACCGAGTTTTAttttgtcccaatgggttttgttactcggcaaggtttttaatgagacaacaacaacactAGGTTTATGACTCTCCGATTGAAACtatctttttcccacagggtttttatattttaggtttttctgaagaGAAGTGGCCAGTTTTATcaacacgttgtactcttttcccttcgtcaaggttttgtcccattgaattttccttgtcaaggttttaatgaggcaacacatTTGAAATTCCGcttttgaaccgcacaagggggagtgttatagggctTATGATCCcgtggatgtgcggtccattagaccACTAAAAGTTTTCCTTCTACTTGTATAAATAAAACGCTAAACTTATGTAATGGGGTAAAAGCTGTTCTCTTTTTTCTCTCTATTATTCTTACCCCAAAATTCTTTATTATTTAGTCCACCGGGTCCGTGAATTTAGCCCTCTAACTAAAAGAAGTTTAGTCCACCACCTAAGCCTTTATCTCACTTTCCAATCAATTGCTACGTTTACAGAGGGAGACTCCAGTTGAGAGAAAAGAAGAAGTCGAGAGAAACAGGTAAAGGAAGTGGCGAATGAAATTGTTGATCACCAACTGTTTTAGGTAAGGAATTTTCATTGATACTATCTATTATTATCATTCACTGGTACCTAAAAAAAACCCAATTGTTTCCTCCTGTTATCAAATTTTGAAAAAGTTGATTGGTGTTTAGGGTTATTTTAATTTTCTAGGGTTTGGTATTTTTTGGGTTTGATTTCGAATTCGATCAAGAACAAGAGTTATTGGTTTTCTAATACTGATACAATGATATTCAATCATTGGTTATTGAAATTGTCTATAACTAGTTAGTATCTAGGGTTTGGGTCCAGTATGATATTATTAGCAGCTTAAGCTTATTGCATTAGCTTCACAGCTAAAACTTTTCATAAGCGGAATTATGCGAATGCAAAGTTCACATACCTTGTAAACACTCTCATGTATAATATGTATTAGTTTAGTTTGATCTGAATTTTATAATTTTGGTTCTTTAACAGCATAGGTAATGCCAGTTTCTTGTATTAAAAGCTTGCAGGTGCAAGTCTGCTTGATATCTGGTTGTCATAATAAGAGTACATTCACATAATAATAAATCAATAACTGTGGTCTTAATAATGCTGAATTCATTTCTAGTAACTATACTAATTTGTGTGGATTTGGTTTTGCGTTTCTGTTCATGACAGGTTAATGCCAATGATAGAACAGTTCTAGATCAAGTAACTGATTCCTTAAATTCCTTGCTAGTGCTAATGAGGATTCAGGAGATTTCAATTCAAACGAGAATAAATTCTCTATGAAGTTTGGTAAGGTCAGTGAGAGTGTGGCAGAGAAGGGAGACTACACAACACATTTTTGTACATTGTTGTCTTGCACGAGTAATATGATCTCATCTCATTAGTGCTTTCAAGGTGAAGTGGTGCTGTTTTCCCGTATTGATTTGGaggcaacacaaaaaaaaaattcaccccNNNNNNNNNNNNNNNNNNNNNNNNNNNNNNNNNNNNNNNNNNNNNNNNNNNNNNNNNNNNNNNNNNNNNNNNNNNNNNNNNNNNNNNNNNNNNNNNNNNNNNNNNNNNNNNNNNNNNNNNNNNNNNNNNNNNNNNNNNNNNNNNNNNNNNNNNNNNNNNNNNNNNNNNNNNNNNNNNNNNNNNNNNNNNNNNNNNNNNNNNNNNNNNNNNNNNNNNNNNNNNNNNNNNNNNNNNNNNNNNNNNNNNNNNNNNNNNNNNNNNNNNNNNNNNNNNNNNNNNNNNNNNNNNNNNNNNNNNCTGGCTCCGCCATTGTTGGTTCCCCTCATTTTTTTTCGATAAAACCCAAACCCTCCCACTTTACTCTCTCCACAACCAAAATTTCttccaaaccctagaattttgcATTTCTTATGTAAATCCCTTTCTTTAATGCGGAATTTCAACCATCTCCAATCAGAGATTATGCTAGACATCATAACTCGTTTACCAGTTGATTCAATTCTAAACTGCAAATTGGTTTGCAGACCTTGGAGGGATCTGGTTTCTCATCACCCATCATTCTATCAGATGTATATATCTCATCTTAATCACTCCACTGATTCTGGTAAGTTAAGTTTCCTTGTTGAAGCTGAGAATCAATTTCACTATTTTGAGTATGATGAGAATAATAAAGGGACACCTATCGATAGTATCAGAAGGATAAACATAAACCCTGCATTTGAAAATGTTGATTATTTTCATTATGGTTCGGTTAATGGTTTGATTTATCTTTATAAATGGCGAGATCATCCGTCTTGTATTTGTAACCCCGTGACAAGAGAATATGTTATGCTTCCAACTCCAGAAACTAGCTATGGTGTTAATGAGCATATCCATGTTTCCAGCGGATTCGGGTACGTTTCTTTAACTAATGAGTATAAGGTTGTTGAACTGTATAAGCTATGGAGAGATAATGCTTCTCTAAAGGTTGCGGTGTACACTCTTGGCAGTGGCAAGGGGTGGagatgtgttgggagattttTGGATTATAAAAATTTCCAAGAGTTACAATGGTCCTAGTGTGTTTGCAAATGGAGCGCTGCGTTGGGTGGATAAAAGAGGAAGAGTGTTAACTTTCGATTTGACTGAGGAGAAGTTCC
Above is a genomic segment from Papaver somniferum cultivar HN1 chromosome 10, ASM357369v1, whole genome shotgun sequence containing:
- the LOC113316842 gene encoding putative F-box protein At5g42430 isoform X1, producing MRNFNHLQSEIMLDIITRLPVDSILNCKLVCRPWRDLVSHHPSFYQMYISHLNHSTDSGKLSFLVEAENQFHYFEYDENNKGTPIDSIRRININPAFENVDYFHYGSVNGLIYLYKWRDHPSCICNPVTREYVMLPTPETSYGVNEHIHVSSGFGLRCTLLAVARGGDVLGDFWIIKISKSYNGPSVFANGALRWVDKRGRVLTFDLTEEKFREPLSPPPSPHLGVTPFDTVGELDGVLYYVTGHDDDEEIIKDRCLTYGYFKRRTISLT
- the LOC113316842 gene encoding uncharacterized protein LOC113316842 isoform X2; protein product: MRNFNHLQSEIMLDIITRLPVDSILNCKLVCRPWRDLVSHHPSFYQMYISHLNHSTDSETSYGVNEHIHVSSGFGLRCTLLAVARGGDVLGDFWIIKISKSYNGPSVFANGALRWVDKRGRVLTFDLTEEKFREPLSPPPSPHLGVTPFDTVGELDGVLYYVTGHDDDEEIIKDRCLTYGYFKRRTISLT